A genomic region of Trifolium pratense cultivar HEN17-A07 linkage group LG3, ARS_RC_1.1, whole genome shotgun sequence contains the following coding sequences:
- the LOC123914639 gene encoding FBD-associated F-box protein At5g56370-like, whose protein sequence is MEQEEDKLSNLPKKILHNILSRLPEDDANRTSVLSKAWLETWYTFPILCFSDFDFITESTQPKEDIADTKITLMFFQPVEDLSRKSKDFIEYVKRRLLRFWDHGLPIKEFAFMILDLLCMSEDLDFCLKLVAESGVEVLDLCFPDPSFVKDEKDRSECYVLPKGVIEVKSLTKLVLAGDIRVDQAFMNHSIKFFSLRELHLLHVVLEDEQAIERLISCCPLIEIITLMLSGGSMKSLSMHGLQKLNTVYVDGIKEVYIDEASSLKSLYYCYDCWNAPFKIDFIQCKYLKELLLCLNSTTIITDKWFLEIFPKFPFLETLEIWNCILSETINISSVQLKYLHVYDCSNLKEANIDAPNLLSCKFDGFNGSKPIISFLNISSQLEVHLSVSIDDRDEDLDVFYVRELLQNIKPENVLISLSLFIYHFSDAPKQVFLDIPSPPPSIKHMDLFILSELNENWYSSDVDFIRLCCIPETISWNLDNCDSSKAFVEFFYETLRRRKDDTKCWWRDLKEAKVTRSTTDEGTMLKSLPKYSTQQNIMFRKDI, encoded by the exons ATGGAACAAGAGGAAGACAAATTGTcaaatctaccaaaaaaaattcttcataaCATACTATCAAGGCTACCGGAGGATGATGCAAATAGGACAAGTGTTTTATCAAAGGCTTGGTTAGAGACATGGTATACTTTTCCCATTTTATGTTTCTCCGATTTTGATTTCATAACAGAGTCAACACAACCAAAGGAAGATATTGCAG ATACTAAAATCACATTAATGTTTTTTCAACCAGTGGAAGATTTATCTAGGAAGAGTAAAGACTTCATTGAATATGTAAAGAGAAGATTATTGAGGTTTTGGGACCACGGGTTGCCTATCAAAGAATTTGCGTTTATGATATTAGACCTTCTCTGCATGTCAGAAGATCTTGATTTTTGCTTGAAGTTGGTCGCTGAAAGTGGTGTTGAAGTTTTAGATCTTTGTTTTCCTGATCCTTCCTTCGTCAAGGATGAGAAAGATCGGAGTGAATGTTATGTCTTACCGAAGGGTGTAATTGAAGTCAAATCACTTACCAAGTTGGTACTAGCAGGGGATATTAGAGTCGATCAAGCATTCATGAATCATTCAATTAAGTTTTTCTCCTTGAGAGAATTACATTTGTTGCATGTCGTTTTGGAAGATGAACAAGCAATAGAGCGTCTCATTTCTTGTTGCCCTTTGATTGAAATTATAACTCTGATGCTTTCTGGTGGTAGCATGAAGTCTTTGAGCATGCATGGTTTACAAAAGCTCAACACAGTTTATGTTGATGGAATAAAAGAGGTTTATATCGATGAAGCTTCGAGTCTTAAGAGTTTATATTATTGCTATGATTGTTGGAACGCACCATTTAAGATTGATTTTATTCAGTGCAAATATTTAAAAGAGTTACTCTTGTGTTTGAATAGTACTACTATTATCACAGACAAATGGTTTCTtgaaatatttccaaaatttcCATTTCTCGAGACGTTGGAGATATGGAATTGTATACTGTCTGAGACGATCAATATTTCAAGTGTTCAACTTAAATATTTGCATGTATATGATTGCTCTAACTTGAAGGAAGCCAACATTGATGCTCCAAATCTATTGTCATGTAAATTTGATGGTTTTAATGGCTCAAAACCTATTATATCTTTTTTAAACATTTCTAGTCAACTAGAAGTCCATCTTAGCGTCTCGATTGATGATCGTGATGAAGATTTGGATGTTTTTTACGTGAGGGAACTTCTCCAAAATATCAAACCTGAAAATGTTTTAATATCACTATCTCTATTCATCTATCATTTTTCG GATGCACCAAAACAGGTGTTCTTGGATATTCCATCCCCTCCACCAAGTATCAAGCATATGGACCTATTCATTCTTTCAGAACTAAATGAAAATTGGTATTCATCAGATGTAGATTTCATACGTTTGTGTTGCATACCTGAAACTATATCTTGGAACTTGGATAATTGTGATTCTAGCAAAGCATTTGTTGAG TTTTTTTATGAAACGCTAAGGAGAAGAAAAGATGATACTAAGTGTTGGTGGCGTGACTTGAAAGAAGCGAAAGTCACTAGATCTACAACAGATGAAGGGACCATGTTAAAATCGTTGCCAAAGTATTCGACTCAACAAAATATTATGTTTAGGAAAGATATTTAA
- the LOC123914640 gene encoding FBD-associated F-box protein At5g56370-like, which yields MERKSKDFIEYVKRRLLRFRDHGLVIKEFAFRILDLLCMSEDLDFCLKLVAESGVEVLDLYFHSECYVLPKSVIEVKSLTRLMLEGGISVDQAFMNHSIKFFSLRELHLLHVVLEDEQAIERLISCCPLIEIITLMLSGGSMKSLSMHGLQKLNTVYVDGIKEVYIDEASSLKSLYYCHDSWNTPFKIDFIQCKYLKELLLCLNSTTIITNKWFLELFSKFPFLETLEIWNCMLSETINISSVQLKYLEVSQSYNLKEVNIDAPNLLSCKFEGFEGSKPIISFSNISSQLEVDLSVNLINKDLDVFYVRELIQNIKPENVLISLSLCIMDAPKPVFLDIPSPPPSIKHMDLIILSILNENLYSSDIVDFIHVSFNVRW from the exons atggaaag GAAGAGTAAAGACTTCATTGAATATGTAAAGAGAAGATTATTGAGGTTTCGTGACCACGGGTTGGTTATCAAAGAATTTGCGTTTAGGATATTAGACCTTCTCTGCATGTCAGAAGATCTTGATTTTTGCTTGAAGTTGGTCGCAGAAAGTGGTGTTGAAGTTTTAGATCTTTATTTTCATAGTGAATGTTATGTCTTACCGAAGAGTGTAATTGAAGTCAAATCACTTACCAGGTTGATGTTGGAAGGGGGTATTAGCGTCGATCAAGCATTCATGAATCATTCAATTAAGTTTTTCTCCTTGAGAGAATTACATTTGTTGCATGTCGTTTTGGAAGATGAACAAGCAATTGAGCGTCTCATTTCTTGTTGCCCTTTGATTGAAATTATAACTCTGATGCTTTCTGGTGGTAGCATGAAGTCTTTGAGCATGCATGGTCTACAAAAGCTCAACACAGTTTATGTTGATGGAATAAAAGAGGTTTATATCGATGAAGCTTCGAGTCTTAAGAGTTTATATTATTGCCATGATTCTTGGAACACACCATTTAAGATTGATTTTATTCAGTGCAAATATTTAAAAGAGCTACTCTTGTGTTTGAATAGTACTACTATTATCACAAACAAATGGTTTcttgaactattttcaaaatttccaTTTCTTGAGACGTTGGAGATATGGAATTGCATGCTGTCCGAGACGATTAATATTTCAAGTGTTCAACTTAAATATTTGGAGGTATCACAGTCCTATAACTTGAAGGAGGTCAACATTGATGCTCCAAATCTATTGTCATGTAAATTTGAAGGTTTTGAAGGCTCAAAACCAATTATATCTTTTTCAAACATTTCGAGTCAACTAGAAGTCGATCTTAGCGTCAACTTGATTAATAAAGATTTGGATGTTTTTTACGTGAGGGAACTTATCCAAAATATCAAACCCGAAAATGTTTTAATATCACTATCTCTATGCATCATG GATGCACCAAAACCGGTGTTCTTGGATATTCCATCTCCTCCACCAAGTATCAAGCATATGGACCTAAtcattctttcaatactaaacGAAAATTTGTATTCATCAGATATTGTAGATTTCATAC ATGTTAGTTTTAATGTTAGGTGGTAA